A genome region from Gemmatimonadaceae bacterium includes the following:
- a CDS encoding aspartate carbamoyltransferase catalytic subunit, with translation MTSLGKDLLDLESLSPEQITAILDTAEPLKAISLRAIKKVPTLRGETIVNLFFEASTRTRVSFEFAEKRMSADAVNVAIGNSSVSKGETLVDTARNLEAMKIDMVVIRHQASGAARFLAERIESNVINAGDGTHEHPTQGLLDLLTLRDRWGSLQGRRVCLCGDVLHSRVARSNIHGLRKMGAEVAVCGPRSLLPNGAEEALGVTVFDRIEAAIEWADALNILRLQLERMTAGYIPSLREYNRVFGVTRERLDRAPRDLLILHPGPMTRGVEIDSDVADGPHSLILDQVTNGVAVRMAVLYLLRGGRPDLATAGTAAGE, from the coding sequence ATGACGAGCCTCGGCAAGGACCTGCTCGACCTCGAGTCGCTCAGCCCCGAGCAGATCACTGCCATCCTCGACACCGCCGAGCCCCTGAAGGCGATCAGCCTGCGCGCGATCAAGAAGGTGCCGACGCTGCGGGGCGAAACGATCGTCAACCTCTTCTTCGAGGCGTCCACGCGCACCCGCGTGAGCTTCGAGTTCGCCGAGAAGCGGATGTCCGCCGACGCGGTGAACGTGGCGATCGGCAACTCGTCGGTGAGCAAGGGCGAGACGCTGGTGGACACGGCGCGGAACCTCGAGGCGATGAAGATCGACATGGTCGTCATCCGCCACCAGGCCAGTGGTGCGGCGCGGTTCCTGGCCGAGCGCATCGAGTCGAACGTGATCAACGCCGGCGACGGGACGCACGAGCATCCGACACAGGGCTTGCTGGACCTGCTGACGCTGCGCGACCGGTGGGGGTCGCTGCAGGGCAGGCGTGTCTGCCTGTGCGGTGACGTGCTGCACAGTCGCGTGGCCCGCTCGAACATCCACGGGCTGCGGAAGATGGGGGCCGAGGTGGCGGTCTGCGGCCCGCGCTCGCTGCTGCCGAACGGCGCCGAGGAGGCGCTGGGCGTGACCGTGTTCGACCGCATCGAGGCCGCGATCGAGTGGGCCGACGCCCTGAACATCCTGCGCCTGCAGCTCGAGCGCATGACGGCCGGCTACATCCCCTCGCTGCGTGAGTACAACCGCGTGTTCGGCGTGACGCGCGAGCGGCTCGACCGGGCCCCGCGCGACCTGCTGATCCTGCACCCCGGCCCGATGACCCGCGGTGTGGAGATCGATTCCGATGTGGCCGATGGCCCGCACAGCCTGATCCTCGACCAGGTCACGAACGGCGTGGCGGTGCGGATGGCGGTGCTCTACCTGCTGCGGGGCGGACGCCCCGACCTTGCGACGGCCGGCACGGCCGCGGGAGAATGA
- the rpsT gene encoding 30S ribosomal protein S20 codes for MPNIASAKKNMRKSRAAQARNRAQRSALRTALKKAKAEGASAEVRGVATTLLDRAARKGLIHKNAAARQKSRMAKRANAAAA; via the coding sequence GTGCCGAACATCGCCTCCGCAAAGAAGAACATGCGGAAGTCGCGTGCCGCACAGGCACGCAATCGCGCGCAGCGTTCCGCGCTGCGCACCGCCCTCAAGAAGGCCAAGGCAGAGGGCGCGTCGGCCGAGGTGCGTGGCGTGGCAACCACGTTGCTCGATCGTGCAGCCCGCAAGGGCTTGATCCACAAGAATGCGGCCGCCCGGCAGAAGAGCCGGATGGCCAAGCGCGCCAACGCCGCAGCCGCCTGA
- a CDS encoding class II aldolase/adducin family protein produces MSRAAGRPPRLCTPFAVREALVHVCRRLSDRGLIAGQDGNVSLRVGADRLLVTPAGFAKGSLDVDDLVEVSLSGAHLAGRERASSELGLHLAAYAARPDVMAVVHAHPVTATAFTLVGETVPDGVLAELMLTVGTVGLAPYAQPGTDELGRVVTPFFRTHDVVLLAHHGAVSLGRSLQDAHFAMESLEHGARMIHLARQLGRVVTLEGTACDALRAARRGARTDAAPGVAHQEIKG; encoded by the coding sequence GTGTCACGCGCCGCCGGACGTCCGCCGCGGCTGTGCACCCCGTTCGCGGTGCGCGAGGCGCTCGTGCACGTGTGCCGGCGGCTTTCCGATCGGGGCCTGATCGCCGGCCAGGACGGGAATGTCTCGCTGCGCGTCGGCGCTGATAGGCTGCTGGTCACGCCCGCCGGTTTCGCGAAGGGGTCGCTCGACGTGGACGACCTCGTGGAAGTCTCGCTCTCGGGCGCACACCTCGCGGGACGGGAGCGGGCCTCGAGTGAGCTGGGCCTGCACCTCGCGGCCTACGCTGCGAGGCCCGACGTAATGGCTGTCGTGCACGCGCATCCGGTGACGGCCACCGCGTTCACGCTCGTGGGCGAGACGGTGCCCGACGGCGTGCTCGCGGAGCTGATGCTCACGGTGGGTACGGTCGGGCTTGCTCCATACGCGCAACCCGGAACGGACGAGCTTGGCAGGGTCGTGACGCCGTTCTTCCGGACGCACGATGTCGTCCTGCTCGCGCACCACGGCGCCGTGTCTCTCGGGCGATCGTTGCAGGACGCGCACTTCGCGATGGAGAGCCTGGAGCATGGTGCCCGGATGATCCATCTGGCGCGCCAGCTCGGCCGTGTGGTTACGTTGGAGGGGACAGCGTGTGACGCGCTGCGCGCGGCCCGGCGAGGGGCCCGCACCGATGCGGCCCCAGGGGTCGCTCACCAGGAGATCAAGGGATGA
- a CDS encoding segregation/condensation protein A: protein MSPEAIAAAGVPAAGPDDVVEAPNHFVVDLPAYAGPLDLLLSLIRDEKVDIYDIPIAHIAKQFLLRIRVLQLNDAAEYLELAARLLRIKAQLLLPRHGEAETWEDPRAELVRRLLEYQQMREVVDILERRGDERRSRFARAYLPETGETVAAPLSLSLGELLTAVDRILRVTREPTVHTVVARTLDVAGALATVRTLIATRRAARWSDLVARDAEPWQILSMLLALLELAKLGELRLAQPRAFASVEIQNDSPGEAA from the coding sequence ATGAGTCCGGAAGCGATCGCGGCGGCGGGCGTCCCCGCCGCCGGGCCGGACGACGTGGTGGAGGCTCCGAACCACTTCGTGGTCGACCTGCCGGCCTACGCCGGCCCGCTCGACCTGCTGCTCTCGCTGATCCGCGACGAGAAGGTCGACATCTACGACATTCCGATCGCCCACATCGCGAAGCAGTTCCTGCTGCGCATCCGGGTGCTGCAGCTCAACGACGCGGCCGAGTACCTGGAGCTCGCGGCGCGGCTGCTGCGCATCAAGGCGCAGCTCCTGCTGCCGCGCCACGGTGAGGCGGAGACCTGGGAGGATCCGCGCGCGGAACTCGTGCGCCGGCTGCTCGAGTACCAGCAGATGCGCGAGGTGGTGGACATCCTCGAGCGTCGCGGCGACGAGCGCCGCAGCCGGTTCGCGCGCGCCTACCTGCCCGAGACGGGTGAGACGGTGGCCGCGCCGCTCTCGCTGTCGCTGGGTGAGCTGCTGACGGCGGTGGATCGGATCCTGCGCGTGACGCGGGAGCCGACGGTGCACACGGTGGTGGCGCGCACGCTGGATGTGGCCGGCGCGCTGGCCACCGTGCGCACGCTGATCGCCACCCGCCGCGCCGCACGATGGAGCGACCTGGTGGCCCGGGACGCGGAACCGTGGCAGATCCTGTCGATGTTGCTGGCGTTGCTGGAACTGGCGAAGCTGGGGGAGCTGCGGCTCGCGCAGCCTCGCGCCTTCGCGTCCGTCGAGATTCAGAATGATTCCCCTGGTGAAGCTGCTTGA
- the scpB gene encoding SMC-Scp complex subunit ScpB produces the protein MIPLVKLLEAALFASPRPIPVEELKALAPEASPAEIASALDTLREHYDVDGHGVELAEIGGGWQILTRAEYTEAIERAQLAARPQRLSAAALETLAIIAYRQPIGRTEVEEIRGVAVGSILKSLQERALIDVVGRAEGLGRPLLYGTTPLFLEQFALRHLEELPRADELAIALRPSPQPL, from the coding sequence ATGATTCCCCTGGTGAAGCTGCTTGAGGCGGCGCTCTTCGCGAGCCCGCGACCGATTCCCGTCGAGGAGCTGAAGGCGCTCGCCCCCGAGGCGAGTCCGGCCGAGATCGCGTCGGCGCTGGACACGCTGCGCGAGCACTACGACGTGGATGGCCACGGCGTGGAGCTGGCGGAGATCGGCGGCGGATGGCAGATCCTGACCCGCGCCGAATACACCGAGGCGATCGAGCGTGCACAACTCGCGGCGCGGCCGCAGCGCCTGTCGGCCGCCGCACTCGAGACGCTGGCCATCATCGCGTACCGGCAGCCGATCGGGCGCACCGAAGTGGAGGAGATCCGCGGCGTCGCCGTGGGATCGATCCTGAAGTCGTTGCAGGAGCGCGCCCTGATCGACGTGGTCGGTCGGGCCGAGGGCCTGGGACGTCCGCTGCTGTACGGCACGACCCCCCTGTTCCTGGAGCAGTTCGCCTTGCGTCATCTCGAAGAGCTTCCGCGTGCCGACGAACTCGCCATCGCGCTGCGGCCCTCGCCGCAGCCGCTGTGA
- a CDS encoding DUF58 domain-containing protein: MILRWRRSAPAVRTPAPTAAAALGAPAPLEILEQVRRLELRMRRLVNSTFAGEYRSVYKGQGMEFSEVREYQPGDEVRSIDWNVTARLRKPYVKRYVEERELTVLLLVDCSASAHFGTRTRFKDDVALEVAAVLGLSALRNNDRVGLLAFTDRIEHAVPPAKGRRHGLRVLRDLLALRPQGRRTDIALACQQAGRHLTHRSLVFVISDFRDAGAEPALRRLAARHEVVVITVDDPVERRLPAAGVLVLADPESGARVEVDSGDAAFRDRYTAAAQRLDAQRAAMFARTGVTVVALHTDRGIVEPLLAFFRRARPQRRHA; encoded by the coding sequence GTGATCCTCCGCTGGCGCCGCTCCGCACCAGCGGTGCGAACGCCGGCACCGACGGCTGCGGCCGCCCTCGGCGCGCCGGCCCCGCTGGAGATCCTCGAGCAGGTGCGCCGCCTCGAGCTGCGCATGCGCCGCCTGGTGAACTCCACGTTCGCCGGCGAGTACCGCTCGGTCTACAAGGGGCAGGGCATGGAGTTCTCGGAGGTGCGCGAGTACCAGCCCGGCGACGAGGTGCGCAGCATCGACTGGAACGTGACCGCGCGGCTGCGCAAGCCGTACGTCAAGCGCTACGTCGAGGAACGGGAACTGACGGTGCTGCTGCTGGTGGATTGCTCCGCCTCGGCGCACTTCGGCACCCGCACCCGCTTCAAGGACGACGTGGCGCTCGAGGTGGCCGCCGTGCTCGGCCTCTCCGCGCTGCGCAACAACGACCGCGTCGGGCTGCTCGCGTTCACGGACCGGATCGAGCATGCCGTGCCGCCCGCCAAGGGCCGTCGGCACGGGCTGCGTGTGCTGCGTGACCTGCTGGCGTTGCGCCCGCAGGGGCGTCGCACCGACATCGCGCTCGCCTGTCAGCAGGCTGGCCGGCACCTCACGCATCGCTCTCTCGTGTTCGTGATCTCGGATTTCCGTGACGCCGGCGCCGAGCCGGCGCTGCGCCGGCTGGCGGCGCGGCATGAAGTGGTGGTGATCACGGTGGACGACCCGGTGGAGCGGCGGCTGCCGGCTGCGGGGGTGCTCGTGCTCGCGGACCCGGAGTCCGGGGCCCGCGTGGAGGTGGACAGCGGTGACGCGGCGTTCAGGGACCGCTACACCGCGGCGGCGCAGCGCCTCGATGCGCAGCGGGCGGCGATGTTCGCGCGCACCGGCGTGACCGTCGTCGCGCTGCACACCGATCGCGGCATCGTCGAGCCGCTGCTGGCGTTCTTCCGGCGCGCGCGGCCGCAGCGACGCCATGCGTAG
- a CDS encoding AAA family ATPase, producing MTAVPLPAAAPTGSAAVQAILAQVARRVVGQEAMVERLLIGLLTGGHVLLEGVPGLAKTLTVRTLAETIHTTFRRIQFTPDLLPADVVGTQIFDQATGEFRTKPGPIFANIVLADEINRAPAKVQSALLEAMQERQVTIGGTTYPLAEPFLVLATQNPIEQEGTYPLPEAQVDRFMLKLRVEYPTRAEEKEIMRRMASGEEIPVSHAASPQTILAARREIAALHLDERIMDYIVELVHATRRPAEAGLPDLVPLVEYGASPRATIALAQASRAHAYLRGRTFVLPDDVKAIAPDVLRHRVMTTFEAEAQDISSDEIVRRILAAVAAP from the coding sequence ATGACGGCGGTGCCACTTCCGGCGGCGGCCCCCACGGGGTCGGCGGCCGTGCAGGCGATCCTGGCGCAGGTGGCGCGGCGCGTCGTGGGGCAGGAGGCGATGGTGGAGCGACTCCTCATCGGCCTGCTCACCGGCGGCCACGTGCTGCTGGAGGGCGTGCCGGGCCTCGCCAAGACGCTCACCGTGCGCACGCTCGCGGAGACCATCCACACGACCTTCCGGCGGATCCAGTTCACGCCGGACCTGCTGCCGGCCGACGTGGTGGGCACCCAGATCTTCGACCAGGCGACCGGCGAGTTCCGCACCAAGCCGGGCCCGATCTTCGCCAACATCGTGCTCGCCGACGAGATCAACCGCGCGCCGGCCAAGGTCCAGAGTGCGCTGCTCGAGGCGATGCAGGAACGCCAGGTCACGATCGGCGGCACGACCTACCCGCTGGCGGAACCGTTCCTGGTGCTCGCGACGCAGAACCCGATCGAGCAGGAGGGCACCTACCCGCTGCCCGAGGCGCAGGTCGATCGCTTCATGCTCAAGCTGCGCGTGGAGTACCCGACGCGCGCCGAGGAGAAGGAGATCATGCGCCGCATGGCGTCGGGCGAGGAGATCCCGGTCTCGCACGCCGCCTCGCCGCAGACGATCCTCGCGGCCCGGCGCGAGATCGCGGCGCTGCACCTCGACGAGCGGATCATGGACTACATCGTGGAGCTGGTGCACGCCACGCGTCGTCCGGCAGAAGCGGGCTTGCCCGACCTGGTGCCGCTGGTGGAGTACGGGGCCTCGCCGCGTGCGACCATCGCGCTGGCCCAGGCCTCCCGCGCCCACGCGTACCTCCGGGGCCGCACCTTCGTGCTGCCCGACGACGTCAAGGCGATCGCGCCCGACGTGCTGCGCCACCGCGTGATGACGACGTTCGAGGCGGAGGCGCAGGACATCTCGAGCGACGAGATCGTGCGCCGGATCCTGGCGGCGGTGGCCGCGCCGTGA
- a CDS encoding zinc finger Ran-binding domain-containing family 2 protein: protein MTDVTNALEAVSALIGERSKYEGWITALASKADVPPHVLEKVRNDYISRLRTVLQGFTVHTPELEKALAEHQSRDAALAAQEKTCRDEHAEGELRHMVGEFDDEQWSQVRVGHEAQLARLAQDREQIATDLANVQRGLAAAHDATQRARALGDAGTAPVSATTAADSPTPAVNAAMAAAPTAAPEPVRSAPAPAPAPAPAAYRPEAASAPERRPADDMGFLRQAAATPSVDNSSRAPEAPALRIVSDSPASAVAAATPPGTPSSADAAKTLRCAECGTMNYATEWYCERCGGELAVL, encoded by the coding sequence ATGACTGACGTGACGAACGCGCTCGAAGCCGTCAGCGCGCTGATCGGGGAACGCTCGAAATACGAGGGCTGGATCACCGCCCTCGCGAGCAAGGCCGACGTGCCGCCGCATGTGCTGGAAAAGGTGCGGAATGACTATATCTCGCGCCTGCGGACCGTGCTGCAGGGGTTCACGGTGCACACGCCGGAACTCGAGAAGGCGCTGGCCGAGCACCAGTCGCGTGACGCGGCGCTCGCGGCGCAGGAGAAGACCTGTCGCGACGAGCATGCCGAGGGTGAGTTGCGTCACATGGTGGGCGAGTTCGATGACGAGCAGTGGAGCCAGGTTCGCGTGGGCCATGAGGCACAGCTCGCGCGCCTGGCGCAGGACCGGGAGCAGATCGCCACGGACCTGGCGAACGTGCAGCGCGGCCTGGCCGCGGCGCACGACGCCACCCAGCGGGCCCGCGCCCTCGGTGATGCTGGCACGGCCCCGGTCTCCGCCACCACGGCGGCCGATTCCCCGACGCCGGCCGTGAACGCGGCGATGGCGGCAGCCCCGACGGCAGCCCCCGAGCCGGTGCGTTCCGCCCCGGCCCCGGCCCCGGCACCCGCCCCCGCGGCCTACCGCCCCGAGGCGGCGTCCGCACCGGAACGCCGGCCCGCCGACGACATGGGCTTCCTCCGCCAGGCGGCCGCGACGCCCTCGGTGGACAACAGCTCGCGGGCACCGGAGGCACCGGCGCTCCGCATCGTGTCCGACTCGCCCGCCTCCGCCGTGGCGGCGGCGACCCCGCCCGGAACCCCGTCCTCGGCTGACGCGGCGAAGACGCTCCGGTGTGCCGAGTGCGGCACCATGAACTACGCCACCGAGTGGTACTGCGAGCGCTGCGGCGGAGAACTGGCCGTCCTGTAG
- the pyrR gene encoding bifunctional pyr operon transcriptional regulator/uracil phosphoribosyltransferase PyrR has translation MTASETILDARACARTLRRMADEIVERTAGTENLVLVGIQRRGVQLAERLAALIEEREGKPVPRGALDITLYRDDLQTVGPRPLVGATELPVDIDGMQCVIVDDVLFTGRTVRAALDELADFGRPARILLAVLIDRGGQELPIRADVIGKVVTVPDGAQVDVRVAELDGDDTVVLSPARSRTA, from the coding sequence ATGACAGCCTCAGAGACCATCCTCGACGCCCGCGCCTGCGCCCGGACCCTGCGGCGCATGGCCGACGAGATCGTCGAGCGCACCGCCGGCACCGAGAACCTGGTGCTGGTCGGCATCCAGCGCCGCGGCGTGCAGCTCGCCGAGCGGCTCGCGGCCCTGATCGAGGAGCGGGAAGGGAAGCCGGTCCCGCGCGGCGCCCTCGACATCACGCTCTACCGCGACGACCTGCAGACGGTCGGCCCGAGACCGCTGGTGGGCGCCACGGAGCTGCCCGTGGACATCGACGGCATGCAGTGCGTGATCGTCGACGACGTGCTGTTCACCGGGCGCACGGTCCGCGCGGCGCTCGACGAGCTGGCCGACTTCGGCCGGCCGGCGCGCATCCTGCTCGCGGTGCTGATCGACCGCGGCGGCCAGGAACTGCCGATCCGCGCCGACGTGATCGGGAAGGTGGTCACGGTCCCCGACGGCGCGCAGGTCGACGTGCGCGTGGCGGAGCTCGATGGCGACGACACGGTGGTGCTCAGCCCGGCGCGGTCGCGCACCGCATGA
- a CDS encoding rRNA pseudouridine synthase encodes MAPLAPTVVKTPKDARETMRLQRFLARAGVTSRRQAESLITEGKVTVNGVVATLGSSVDPQSDVVVLGGNRVKMAETVTWLVLNKPAGVVTTRTDPEGRDTVFDLVPAVPGLTYVGRLDYMTEGVLVMTSDGRAAHLLTHPSREVSRTYEAVVQGPAMEALDQLQDGVELDDGLVLVDAASVDKLGRSKWLLTLTLHEGRNREVRRLCEAVGLAVETLRRVTFGPVNLGDLPRGKWRPLTAIEMRGLAVRGG; translated from the coding sequence GTGGCACCACTCGCGCCGACCGTGGTGAAGACACCCAAGGATGCGCGCGAGACGATGCGGCTGCAGCGTTTCCTCGCCCGCGCCGGCGTCACCTCACGTCGCCAGGCGGAGTCGCTCATCACCGAGGGCAAGGTGACGGTCAATGGCGTCGTCGCCACGCTCGGGTCGAGTGTCGATCCACAGTCGGACGTGGTGGTGCTCGGCGGCAACCGCGTGAAGATGGCCGAGACGGTGACGTGGCTGGTGCTGAACAAGCCGGCGGGCGTGGTCACCACGCGCACCGATCCCGAGGGACGCGACACCGTCTTCGACCTGGTGCCGGCCGTGCCGGGACTCACCTACGTCGGACGGCTCGATTACATGACCGAGGGGGTACTGGTCATGACGAGCGACGGTCGTGCCGCACACCTGCTCACGCACCCGAGCCGCGAAGTCTCGCGGACTTACGAGGCGGTGGTGCAGGGACCCGCGATGGAGGCCCTCGACCAGTTGCAGGACGGGGTGGAGCTGGACGACGGGCTGGTGCTGGTGGACGCGGCGAGTGTGGACAAGCTGGGGCGCAGCAAGTGGCTGCTCACGCTCACGTTGCACGAGGGGCGGAACCGGGAGGTGCGCCGGCTCTGCGAGGCGGTGGGACTGGCGGTCGAGACGCTGCGGCGCGTGACGTTCGGGCCCGTGAACCTCGGTGACCTGCCGCGCGGCAAGTGGCGGCCGCTGACGGCGATCGAGATGCGCGGGCTCGCCGTGCGTGGTGGCTAG
- a CDS encoding dihydroorotase, whose protein sequence is MTTRPLLLTGGHLLDPSIGLDGTGDLLLVDGVVAAVGGSIAGPADAIRVDCSGRHVTPGFIDVHCHLREPGREDVETIATGARAAAAGGFTAVCAMPNTDPVTDNQAAVGFIRAQAAKADASRVYPIGAISVGMNGDRLSEMGEMVAAGAVAVSDDGRPVVSAQLMRTALEYARTFGIPVADHCEEPTLAHGGVMNEGIISARLGLKGIPSESEEIMVIRDILLARRTGGRVHLCHMSTWGSVELIRWGKERGIPVTAEVCPHHLTLTEDRVGQYDTNAKMNPPLRTQRDVDALVAALKDGTIDCVATDHAPHHNDEKNREFADAPNGIVGLETALSVLMTWLVAPGTITLSQLVEKMSCAPARVFGLAGGTLRRGAIADVTVLDAAAAWTVQGSDFRSKGRNSPWLGSTLRGRVDRCIVGGRQVHVRDGLA, encoded by the coding sequence ATGACGACGCGCCCCCTGCTCCTGACCGGCGGTCACCTGCTCGACCCGTCCATCGGGCTGGATGGCACCGGTGACCTGCTGCTGGTCGATGGCGTGGTCGCGGCGGTCGGCGGCAGCATCGCCGGGCCGGCGGACGCCATCCGCGTCGACTGCAGCGGGCGCCACGTCACGCCGGGCTTCATCGACGTGCACTGCCACCTGCGCGAGCCGGGCCGCGAGGACGTCGAGACGATCGCCACCGGCGCCCGGGCCGCAGCCGCGGGTGGCTTCACGGCGGTGTGCGCGATGCCGAACACCGATCCCGTCACCGACAACCAGGCGGCGGTGGGGTTCATCCGCGCCCAGGCGGCAAAGGCCGACGCGTCGCGCGTGTACCCGATCGGCGCGATCTCCGTGGGCATGAACGGCGACCGGCTCAGCGAGATGGGTGAGATGGTCGCGGCCGGCGCGGTGGCGGTGAGCGACGATGGCCGTCCGGTGGTGAGCGCACAGCTCATGCGCACCGCGCTGGAGTATGCGCGCACCTTCGGCATCCCGGTGGCGGATCACTGCGAGGAGCCGACGCTCGCCCACGGCGGCGTGATGAACGAGGGGATCATCAGCGCGCGGCTGGGGCTCAAGGGCATCCCGTCGGAGAGCGAGGAGATCATGGTGATCCGTGACATCCTGCTCGCGCGGCGCACCGGCGGCCGCGTGCACCTCTGCCACATGAGCACGTGGGGCAGCGTGGAGCTGATCCGCTGGGGCAAGGAGCGCGGCATCCCGGTGACGGCGGAGGTGTGCCCGCATCACCTGACGCTCACCGAGGACCGCGTCGGGCAGTACGACACCAACGCGAAGATGAACCCGCCGCTGCGCACGCAACGCGACGTGGACGCGCTGGTCGCGGCACTCAAGGATGGCACCATCGATTGTGTGGCCACTGACCACGCGCCACACCACAACGACGAGAAGAACCGCGAGTTCGCGGACGCTCCCAACGGCATCGTGGGCCTCGAGACGGCGCTGTCGGTGCTGATGACGTGGCTGGTGGCACCGGGCACGATCACGCTCTCGCAGCTCGTCGAGAAGATGTCGTGCGCGCCGGCGCGGGTGTTCGGCCTGGCGGGGGGCACGCTGCGGCGCGGGGCGATCGCGGATGTCACCGTGCTGGATGCGGCCGCGGCGTGGACGGTGCAGGGGAGTGACTTCCGCAGCAAGGGCCGCAACTCGCCCTGGCTGGGCAGCACGCTGCGCGGACGTGTGGACCGGTGCATCGTCGGGGGACGGCAGGTGCACGTCCGCGACGGACTCGCCTGA